In Oscillatoria acuminata PCC 6304, a single window of DNA contains:
- the pstA gene encoding phosphate ABC transporter permease PstA, translating into MTFHSLPPRLPEGESWQRNLHRLTWIERGLQIILAMIAGIPISIFVAIASVFLYETVLFFQTVPLWNFLSDTQWTPLFPSQNFGIFVLASATLLVTGIASLFAVPIGLLIAIYLAEYASDRLRLTVKPLLEALSGIPTVVYGYFALLVVTPLLQQLIPGLARFNALSAGLVTGVAIVPIISSLSEDAIKSVPHSLREAGYTLGLTKQEVLTQIVLPMAFPGIIASFMLAASRALGETMISAIAAGQNPHITLNPLVPIATMTAFIIQVSLGTVAFNSLAFHTIFTVGMVLFLITLALNSFGYWLVRRHQTAMTAAIVPTVPSDEPSHFYPLYDQEFPVNNHRFGPEQTPSSAEFKTPLVRRQGLDRCFSGVSAVAIPIALGVLALLLLDASRRGLPHLTWQFITSFPSRNPQEAGIYPALMGSVWLLGLTGLFALPIGIGTAIYLEEYCANTALNRFLEINIANLAAVPSILYGLLGLELFVRLLAPVTGGPSLLSAALTLTVIILPMFIVTSRSALRGIPDGLHQAGYAMGMTRAQVLWHIVLPAAFPATLTGALLALARAIGETAPLIAVGALSFVSFAPPLSWEGVYSRFTALPFQIFNWILRPQPAFHDNAAAAILVLVGILLILNICGVLIREKCKI; encoded by the coding sequence ATGACGTTTCATTCCTTACCGCCGCGACTCCCGGAGGGAGAGTCTTGGCAACGAAATCTACACCGACTCACTTGGATAGAACGGGGTTTACAGATTATTCTGGCGATGATCGCGGGGATTCCGATTTCGATTTTTGTGGCGATCGCATCGGTGTTTCTTTATGAAACGGTGCTATTTTTTCAAACTGTTCCCCTCTGGAATTTTTTGAGTGATACGCAATGGACTCCGTTATTTCCGAGTCAAAATTTTGGGATTTTTGTTCTCGCTAGTGCCACCCTCCTGGTGACGGGAATTGCGAGTTTATTTGCTGTTCCTATCGGGTTATTAATTGCGATTTATTTAGCCGAATATGCCAGCGATCGCCTGCGATTGACGGTTAAACCTCTTTTGGAAGCATTATCGGGAATTCCGACGGTGGTTTATGGCTATTTTGCCTTGTTAGTGGTGACTCCACTTTTGCAACAGTTAATTCCTGGACTAGCGAGATTTAATGCTTTAAGTGCGGGGTTAGTGACGGGAGTGGCGATCGTGCCGATTATTTCTTCCCTAAGTGAAGATGCGATTAAAAGTGTTCCCCATTCCCTGAGAGAAGCGGGTTATACCTTGGGGTTAACCAAGCAAGAAGTGTTAACTCAAATTGTTTTACCGATGGCTTTTCCCGGGATTATTGCCTCATTTATGTTAGCTGCTTCTCGGGCTTTGGGCGAAACCATGATTTCAGCGATCGCCGCAGGGCAAAATCCTCACATCACCCTCAATCCCCTGGTTCCAATTGCCACGATGACGGCTTTTATTATCCAGGTGAGTTTGGGAACGGTTGCCTTTAATTCCTTAGCCTTTCATACGATTTTCACCGTGGGGATGGTGTTATTTTTGATTACCCTAGCATTGAATAGCTTTGGGTATTGGTTAGTGCGTCGCCATCAAACGGCGATGACGGCGGCGATCGTCCCCACTGTGCCCTCCGATGAACCCTCTCATTTTTATCCTCTCTACGATCAAGAATTTCCGGTGAATAACCATAGATTTGGGCCCGAACAAACCCCGTCAAGTGCGGAGTTTAAAACGCCTTTGGTTCGTCGTCAGGGGTTGGACCGCTGTTTTAGTGGGGTGAGTGCAGTCGCCATCCCCATTGCCCTAGGCGTTCTCGCCCTCTTACTCCTCGATGCTTCGCGGCGGGGTTTGCCTCATCTAACTTGGCAATTTATCACCAGTTTTCCCTCCCGCAATCCCCAAGAAGCCGGAATTTATCCCGCCCTGATGGGCAGTGTATGGCTATTAGGATTAACCGGATTATTTGCCTTACCCATTGGCATTGGAACGGCAATTTACCTAGAAGAATATTGTGCCAATACTGCCCTAAATCGGTTTTTAGAAATTAATATTGCCAACCTAGCTGCCGTCCCCTCGATTCTGTATGGATTATTAGGGCTAGAATTATTTGTGCGCCTCCTCGCCCCGGTGACAGGGGGACCAAGTTTACTCTCCGCTGCCCTCACCTTAACGGTGATTATTTTACCCATGTTTATTGTCACCAGTCGGTCAGCTTTACGGGGGATTCCGGACGGTTTACATCAAGCAGGTTATGCTATGGGTATGACTCGTGCTCAGGTGTTGTGGCATATTGTGTTACCGGCAGCGTTTCCCGCCACCTTAACCGGCGCACTTTTAGCCTTAGCCCGGGCGATCGGCGAAACCGCCCCGTTAATTGCCGTGGGCGCATTATCCTTTGTCTCCTTCGCACCTCCGTTATCCTGGGAGGGAGTCTATAGCCGATTTACCGCCTTACCCTTTCAAATTTTCAACTGGATTTTACGGCCCCAACCTGCCTTTCATGACAATGCGGCTGCCGCTATTTTGGTTTTGGTTGGCATTTTATTAATCCTCAATATTTGCGGCGTTTTGATTCGAGAAAAGTGCAAAATTTAA
- a CDS encoding phosphate ABC transporter ATP-binding protein, with protein MNLNLDYSHPHHLAILQTSDLSVFFDKTKILGNITFQIYAHKITAIIGPSGCGKTTLIRCFNRLNELSNNFKRVGQIYMGDREISQLNPVEIRRQVGMVFQKPNPFPKSIYENIALGLRVNGYQGDIDERVEHSLRQVFLWDEVKNNLYRSALNLSGGQQQRLCIARTLALKPDIILMDEPCSALDPISTARIDELLYELKHDYTIVLVTHNMQQASRISDLTAFFNIKTTETGEKIGYLSEYDKTEVIFHHPQQQATQEYVSRRF; from the coding sequence ATGAATTTGAATTTGGACTATTCCCATCCCCATCACCTGGCCATTTTGCAAACTTCGGATTTATCCGTCTTTTTTGACAAGACAAAAATCCTCGGTAATATTACGTTTCAAATTTATGCTCATAAAATTACCGCAATTATCGGACCTTCCGGCTGTGGTAAAACGACCTTAATTCGCTGCTTTAATCGCCTCAATGAACTCTCCAATAATTTTAAAAGAGTCGGCCAGATTTATATGGGCGATCGCGAAATTTCTCAGTTAAACCCTGTAGAAATTCGCCGGCAAGTCGGAATGGTATTTCAAAAACCCAATCCCTTCCCCAAATCCATTTATGAAAACATCGCCCTCGGCTTACGAGTCAATGGGTATCAGGGCGATATTGATGAACGGGTCGAACATTCTCTCCGTCAAGTCTTCTTGTGGGATGAAGTCAAAAATAACCTCTATCGCAGTGCCTTAAACTTATCCGGAGGGCAACAACAACGCTTATGCATCGCCCGCACCTTAGCCCTAAAACCGGATATCATTTTGATGGATGAACCCTGTTCTGCCCTCGACCCCATTTCCACCGCCCGCATTGACGAACTGCTGTATGAACTAAAGCATGATTACACCATTGTTCTGGTTACCCATAATATGCAGCAAGCCTCCCGCATCTCCGATTTAACTGCTTTTTTTAATATTAAAACCACCGAAACCGGGGAGAAAATCGGCTATTTATCCGAATACGATAAAACCGAAGTAATTTTCCACCATCCCCAACAGCAGGCGACTCAGGAGTATGTCAGTCGCCGGTTTTAA
- the lysS gene encoding lysine--tRNA ligase, with product MFWADKIAESAQGEQIVNDSKTPSGRVHVGSLRGVIIHDVIYRALKHAGKPVKFMYGVDDYDALDTVPGYLDREKFAPYLGYPLCNVPSPDDKATDYAKYFMGEFLEVFDYLGVKPEIYYLRDLYRTGQLNPYIDTFLQNSHLVREAYKEVSKADRPSNWYPFQVICENCGKIATTVVTDYNGKEVFYTCEPNATNYVNGCGHSGWVSPFDGNGKLPWKVEWVAKWQLVGVTIELAGKDHSQKGGSRDVANAICRKVLKKQPPFHSPYEFILVNGTKMSSSKGVGSAAKEIAELLPPELLRFLMLRTQPKSVINFAPNYETTTRLFRDYDTLIEKYQGVTPEGGEDPKQDKELQPLFYSQLTDEVKTYQPFDFSTLISLLQVPHLDIKEEIQKRCEHPLTDADWKVLHQRIESAQKWLDDYADEEEKLVLYFDTIPEQVQELTEEQVTYLGELAKNLEAAESWDGETLQTIIFSTSKGLEMKPGNAFPAVYLSFMGKSRGPKAGNLLSYLDKSFVLERIRGAVALKQGAAV from the coding sequence ATGTTTTGGGCTGACAAAATTGCGGAAAGTGCACAAGGCGAACAAATCGTTAATGATTCAAAAACCCCTTCGGGTCGAGTTCATGTGGGGTCCTTGCGGGGTGTGATTATCCATGATGTCATTTATCGCGCCTTGAAACACGCCGGTAAGCCCGTAAAATTTATGTATGGCGTTGATGATTATGACGCCCTTGATACCGTTCCCGGTTACCTCGATCGCGAAAAATTTGCCCCCTATTTGGGTTACCCTCTGTGTAACGTCCCCTCCCCTGATGACAAGGCGACAGATTACGCCAAATATTTCATGGGGGAATTCCTAGAAGTCTTTGATTACTTAGGGGTAAAACCGGAGATTTATTACCTGCGAGACTTGTATCGAACGGGACAACTCAACCCCTATATTGATACCTTCTTGCAAAATTCCCATTTGGTTCGGGAAGCCTATAAAGAAGTTAGTAAAGCCGATCGCCCGAGTAACTGGTATCCCTTCCAAGTCATCTGCGAAAACTGCGGAAAAATTGCCACCACTGTTGTCACCGACTACAACGGCAAAGAAGTCTTTTACACCTGCGAACCCAACGCCACCAACTATGTCAACGGATGCGGACATTCCGGCTGGGTTTCCCCCTTTGATGGCAATGGCAAACTCCCCTGGAAAGTGGAATGGGTTGCCAAATGGCAACTGGTAGGGGTTACTATCGAACTCGCTGGAAAAGACCATTCTCAAAAAGGCGGTTCTCGCGATGTTGCTAACGCGATTTGTCGCAAAGTCCTGAAAAAACAACCTCCATTCCATTCTCCCTACGAGTTTATTTTAGTGAATGGAACGAAAATGAGTTCCTCTAAAGGAGTCGGTTCGGCAGCAAAAGAAATCGCCGAATTGTTACCCCCGGAACTGCTGCGTTTCTTGATGCTGCGAACCCAACCGAAATCGGTGATTAATTTTGCCCCGAATTATGAAACCACCACCCGATTGTTCCGGGATTACGACACCTTAATCGAGAAATATCAAGGGGTGACTCCGGAAGGTGGGGAAGACCCCAAACAGGATAAAGAACTGCAACCCCTGTTTTATTCTCAGCTAACCGATGAAGTCAAAACCTATCAACCCTTTGATTTCAGCACATTAATTTCCCTGCTGCAAGTGCCTCATTTGGATATTAAAGAAGAAATCCAAAAACGCTGCGAACACCCGTTAACCGATGCGGATTGGAAAGTTCTCCATCAGCGGATTGAGTCAGCCCAAAAATGGCTGGATGATTATGCCGATGAAGAAGAAAAACTGGTGCTTTATTTTGACACAATTCCCGAACAAGTCCAAGAGTTGACTGAGGAACAGGTGACTTATTTGGGTGAGTTAGCCAAGAATTTAGAAGCGGCAGAGAGTTGGGATGGGGAAACCTTACAAACGATTATCTTCTCGACGAGTAAAGGGTTGGAGATGAAACCGGGGAATGCGTTTCCGGCGGTTTATTTATCCTT